A region of the Ranitomeya imitator isolate aRanImi1 chromosome 5, aRanImi1.pri, whole genome shotgun sequence genome:
gggatcctagttaatgataaacttacctggagcagccagtgccaggcagcagctgccaaggcaaacaggatcatggggtgcattaaaagaggtctggatacacatgatgagagcattatactgcctctgtacaaatccctagttagaccgcacatggagtactgtgtccagttttgggcaccggtgctcaggaaggatataatggaactagagagagtacaaaggagggcaacaaaattaataaaggggatgggagaactacaatacccagatagattagcgaaattaggattatttagtctagaaaaaagacgactgaggggcgatctaataaccatgtataagtatataaggggacaatacaaatatctcgctgaggatctgtttataccaaggaaggtgacgggcacaagggggcattctttgcgtctggaggagagaaggtttttccaccaacatagaagaggattctttactgttagggcagtgagaatctggaattgcttgcctgaggaggtggtgatggcgaactcagtcgaggggttcaagagaggcctggatgtcttcctggagcagaacaatattgtatcatacaattattaggttctgtagaaggacgtagatctgggtatttattatgatggaatataggctgaactggatggacaaatgtcttttttcggccttactaactatgttactatgttacctggttCCACCTGTTGGAGGTGCCGCTAATCCTGGTGTTTTATGTTGCAGATCGTCCCCCCTCTCCTGTCAATGTCACAGTCACACAGCTAAAAGCAAACTCCGCCACCGTCTCATGGGACGTCCCTGAGGGTGACATTATCATCGGATATGCCATCTCTCAGCAGGTATGACAATCACTGGAGGTGTATCCCGGGTCAGGGGAGTGATGAGTCAGGGGTGTGGCGGGTTAGGAGAGTGTCAGGCCAGGGGAGTGCTGGGTTAGGGGAGTGTCAGGTCAGGGGAGTGGGGGTCAGGGGAGTGTCGGGTTAGGGGAGTGTCAGGTCAGGGGAGTGCCGGGTCAGGGGAGTGCTGGAACATGGGTGTGCTGAGTCAGGGGAGTGCCAGATCATGGGTGTGCCGAGTCAGGGGAGTGGCAGGTCAGGGGAGTGGCAGATCATGGGTGTGCCAGGTCAGGGGAGTGCCAGGTCTTGGGTGTGCCAGGTCAGGGGAGTGCCGGATTATGGGTGTGCTGAGTCAGGGGAGTGTCGGTTCGGGGGAGTGTCGGTTCGGGGGAGTGTCGGTTCGGGGGAGTGTCGGTTCGGGGGAGTGTCGGTTCGGGGGAGTGTCGGTTCGGGGGGGTGTCGGTTCGGGGGAGTGCCGGGTTAGGGGAGTGTCGGGTCGGTGGAGTCCCGGGTTAGGGGAGAGCCGGGTCAGGGAAGTCCCGGGTTAGGGGAGACCCGGGTCAGGGGAGTGCATGTGAAGAAAAGTCAATCTATGATTTTCCGAGAGATCTGATTCTCCCCTGTCTGGAGGGACATTCATCTGTGGGGGCTCTTGGGTGAGATTTGGGGGGCCCTTTATAATGACACTGACGATAGCTGGATAATTAGACAGGTCAGCGACTGTTCTGTCTGCTGAGGGTCCAGGCGCTGTTTGGGGAGTCGTAGTTGGATGATGACCCTGGTTCCTCCTGGAAGGTCACCGCTGTCTACTGCTCCCATCTCCAACTCTCTCCTCAGAGGCAGGATGGACAGATCCACAGATTCATACGTGAGGTGAACACCACTAACCGGGCCTGTGTGCTGTGGGACCTGGAGGAGGACACGGATTACATCATCCAGGTCCAGTCCATTGGCCTCTACAGCGAGAGCCAGACCAGCAAGAGGATACACTTCCGCACCCTAAAGGAGACTGACCGCCTGCCATCCAACAGTTCCAACCAAGGTGGGTGCCACCTGCACCTCAAAATGTATTGTGCCTGCAACCCAACATATATATGGCTGTGTGAACCCCAAAATATATCCTACTTGCCGACCGACAAAAATATACTCTGCTGTATGAACCCCAAAATATATCCTACTGCCTGTGTCCCTCCTTCCGCCTGTAATTCTGATTTCTGTGCCTGGACAGGAGACATCACTGTGCAAGGAGTGGACAAAGAGCGTCAGCTGGAGACCGGAGAGATTATAATCATTGTGGCGGTGCTGCTGATGTGGGCAGGTGAGGGCGGCACTTCTGTATAGTTGGTGGGGGGTCCTGACATCTGGGAGGCAGGACAATGAGGAGACTGCTGTGTGTCGCCCTCTAGCGGTGATCGCCCTCTTCTGCCGCCAGTATGACATCATCAAGGACAACGACTCCAACAACAACAAGGAAAAGGCCAAACCATCCTCAGAACAGAGCACCCCGGAGCGGCAAACGGGGGGGTTACTGCGGAAAGTGAGTACACTGGTTTGTGGCAGGAACCCTGCCAATCGCAGCACTCTCCTGCCCCCCCCCTACACAGCATCACTCTCTCCTGCCACCCCCTAGAGACCACCACTCCCTACTGCTCGCCCTACAGAAAACTACTCTCTCCTGCCCCTCTCTACAGAGCTCCACTCTCCTGCCCCTCTCTACCATACCACTCTCTCCTGCACCTTTCTACAGAGCTCCACTCTCTTCTGCTCCTCTCTGTAGAGCTCCACCCTCCTGCACCTCCCTACAAAGCTCACATCTCCACCCTTTCACTCCTGCCCCTCTATACCCTTCCACTCTCTCCTGCCCCTCTTTACAGAGCACGACTCTCCTGCACCTACAGAGCTCAACTCTCCTTCCTAACTTTTCACTCTCTCCTGCACCCCTGTGCATAGCTCCACTCTCCTGCCTCTGTACATAACTTCTCTCCTGTCACTTTCTACAGAGGTCCACTCTTGCATTTCTCTACAGAGCTCCACTCCCATGTCCCTCTCTACCATTATACTCTCTCCTGCCCCTCTCTATAGAGTGCCACTCTCCCGCGCCTCCCTACAGAGCTCCATTCTTCTGCACCTCTCTACACTTCCGCTTTTTCATGCCCCTCTCCTGAGCTCCTCTCTCCTGCCCCTCTCTACAGAGCTCCACACAATCCTGCCCCTCTCTAGAGCTCCACTCTCCTGCACCTTTACAGAGCTCCTTTCTCCTGTCCCTCTCTAGAGCTCCACTCTCCTGCACCTCTCAACAGAGCTCCACTTTCCTGTCCTTCTCAACCCTTCCACTCTCTCCTGCTCCTCTCTACAGAGCTCCACTCTCTCATGCACTTTGCTAGAGCTTTTCTCCTTCATCTCTTTACAGAGCTCTTCTCCTGCTTCTCTCTACCATTACTCTCACCACCACTACTCTCTCTGCTTCTCTCTACAGAGCTCTTCTGATCCGCTCTACCCTGCCACTCTCTTGCCCCTCTCTACAAAGCTCACCTCTCCTGCCTCTCTCTACGCTTTCACCCTCTCCTGCTCCTCTCTATAGAGCTACTCTCTCCTGCCCGTTTACAGAGCTACACTCTCTCCTGCCCCTCTCTACCCTTCCATTCTCTCTACAAAGTTGTACTCTCTCCTGCTCCTCTCTACAGAGCTCCTCTCTTTTGCAGCTCCCTACAAAGCTCACCTCACTCTACCCTTTCACTCTCTCCTGTTCCTCTCTATAGAGCTCTACTCTTCTACACCTCCCTACAGGGCTCACCTTTCCTGGCTCTCTGTACAGAGCTCCACTATCCTGCACCTTCTTACAGAGATCAACTCTCCTGCCTCTCTCTACCATATCACTCTCTCCTGATCCTCTCTCCCCTTTTACTCTCTCCTGCTTCTCTCTCCCCTTCCACTCTCATCCGGCCTCTCTCTACAGAGCTTCACTCTACTGCTCCTCTCTACAGATCTCCAGTATCCTGCACCTCCCTACAGTTTCACTCTCCTGCCTCTCTCTATCCTTCCATTCTCTCCTGATCCTCTCTACCCTTTTACTCTCTCCTGTTCCTCTCTACCCTTTTACCCTCTCCTGTTCCTCTCTACCCTTTTACTCTCTCCTGCTCCTCTCTACCCTTCCACTCTCATCCGGCCTCTCTCTCTACAGAGCTTCACTCTCCTGCTTCTCTCCTACACAGCTTCTCTCTCCTGCCGCTCTCTACCCTTCCACTCTCTCCTGCTCCTCTCTACCCTTTTACTCTCTCATGTTCCTCTCTACCCTTTTACTCTCTCCTGCTCCTCTCTACCCTTCCACTCTCATCCGGCCTCTCTCTACACAGCTTCACTCTATTGCTCCTCCCTACAGATCTCCAGTCTCCTGCACCTCCCTACAGAGTTTCTCTCCTGCCTCTCTCTACCCTTCCACTCTCTCCTGATACCCTCTACCCTTTTACTCTCTCCTGCTCCTCTCTACCCTTCCACTCTCATCCGGCCTCCCTCTACAGAGCTTCACTCTCCTGGTTCTCTCCTACACAGCTTCCCTCTCCTGCCGCTCTCTACCCTTCTACTCTCTCCTGCTCCTCTCTACCCTTTTACTCTCTTCTGTTCCTCTCTACCCTTTTACACTCTCCTGCCTCTCTCTACCCTTCCACTCTCTCCTGATCCTCTCTACCCTTTTACTCTCTCTTGTTCCTCTCTACCCTTTTATTCTCTCCTGCTCCTCTCTACCCTTCCACTCTCATCCGGCCTCTCTCTACAGAGTTTCACTCTCCTGGTTCTCTCCTACACAGCTTCCCTCTCCTG
Encoded here:
- the FNDC4 gene encoding fibronectin type III domain-containing protein 4, with amino-acid sequence MTCVSLLSRRSQGFVWGPNLPEMAHIPMYLSPAVLVLFSCDLCLVKANRPPSPVNVTVTQLKANSATVSWDVPEGDIIIGYAISQQRQDGQIHRFIREVNTTNRACVLWDLEEDTDYIIQVQSIGLYSESQTSKRIHFRTLKETDRLPSNSSNQGDITVQGVDKERQLETGEIIIIVAVLLMWAAVIALFCRQYDIIKDNDSNNNKEKAKPSSEQSTPERQTGGLLRKKKAPSVNIIEV